One Spiroplasma endosymbiont of Cantharis nigra DNA segment encodes these proteins:
- the sufC gene encoding Fe-S cluster assembly ATPase SufC: MHKLEIKDLYVNIECKEILKGISLTVKSGEIHALMGPNGNGKSTLLMAIMGHPKYEIISGDILVDGESILEMNVNERSKAGLFLAMQNPQTIPGVSNLEFLKYIVNAHSDEKKKLQEIFKDIKQGAKELDFDLNMLKRFVNDGFSGGEKKKNEILQLKMLNPIFSLIDEIDSGLDVDALEVVSKNLNQVDLSRNAMVIVSHYDRFFKKVKPTHAHVIIEGKIITSGGKEIIERINAEGYTWVKELSK; encoded by the coding sequence ATGCATAAATTAGAAATTAAAGATCTATATGTAAATATAGAGTGCAAAGAAATATTAAAGGGAATTAGTTTAACAGTTAAATCAGGAGAAATTCATGCTTTAATGGGGCCAAATGGTAATGGTAAATCGACTTTATTAATGGCAATTATGGGTCATCCAAAGTATGAAATCATTTCAGGAGATATCTTAGTTGATGGTGAATCAATATTAGAGATGAATGTTAATGAACGAAGTAAAGCTGGTTTATTTTTGGCAATGCAAAACCCACAAACAATTCCAGGAGTTTCAAACTTAGAGTTTTTAAAATATATAGTAAACGCTCACAGTGATGAAAAGAAAAAATTACAAGAAATCTTTAAAGATATTAAACAAGGAGCAAAAGAGTTAGACTTTGATTTAAATATGTTAAAGAGATTCGTTAATGATGGTTTTAGTGGTGGAGAGAAAAAGAAAAATGAAATTTTACAATTAAAAATGTTGAATCCAATTTTTAGTTTAATTGATGAAATTGATTCAGGATTAGATGTTGATGCTTTGGAAGTTGTTTCAAAAAACTTAAATCAAGTAGATTTATCAAGAAATGCAATGGTAATTGTTTCTCACTATGATAGATTCTTCAAAAAGGTTAAACCAACTCATGCTCACGTTATTATTGAGGGAAAAATAATAACAAGTGGGGGAAAAGAAATTATTGAAAGAATTAATGCAGAAGGTTATACATGAGTAAAGGAATTATCTAAATAA
- a CDS encoding SufD family Fe-S cluster assembly protein — translation MTNLKLNESYIDFRNKLPKTFNFEDNESKIILLENKFGTIDLNIKENVEINIIVLFLPSTEVSQKDFNINFNLNKNSSLNLKISNIANYDCNDNFTINLNEENTAVEFYNATIINKSFKKNSVINSVHKARNSYSNIRTYEVLKDTSKGFIRCISDIKKGSNQSEAHQELRLLVLDKMAKADSDPVLLIDENDIVASHANAIGMLDPDQVFYLLSRGLNETQAQELIINGYFEPIFQEIEDEKLLKYLKEQLKGMI, via the coding sequence ATGACTAATTTAAAATTAAATGAATCATATATAGATTTTAGAAACAAATTACCTAAAACTTTTAACTTTGAAGATAATGAAAGCAAAATTATACTATTAGAGAATAAATTTGGAACAATTGATTTAAACATCAAAGAAAATGTTGAAATAAATATTATTGTGTTATTTTTACCTTCAACTGAAGTTAGTCAAAAAGACTTTAATATAAATTTTAATTTAAATAAAAATTCTTCATTAAATTTAAAAATATCAAATATTGCAAATTATGATTGTAACGATAATTTTACTATTAACTTAAATGAAGAAAATACGGCAGTGGAATTTTATAATGCCACAATAATAAATAAAAGTTTTAAAAAAAACTCAGTTATAAATTCAGTACATAAAGCTAGAAACTCGTATTCAAATATTAGAACTTATGAAGTACTAAAAGATACATCAAAAGGTTTTATTAGATGTATTAGTGATATTAAAAAGGGTTCAAATCAATCAGAAGCACATCAGGAATTAAGATTATTGGTTTTAGATAAAATGGCAAAAGCAGATTCGGATCCAGTTTTATTAATTGATGAAAATGATATTGTAGCAAGTCATGCTAATGCAATTGGTATGCTTGACCCTGATCAAGTATTTTACTTACTTTCAAGAGGTTTAAATGAAACTCAGGCACAAGAATTAATTATAAATGGTTATTTTGAGCCAATATTTCAAGAAATTGAAGATGAAAAGCTACTAAAATACTTAAAAGAACAACTAAAGGGAATGATTTAA
- a CDS encoding aminotransferase class V-fold PLP-dependent enzyme, with protein MNFKDNFSYFKNNSKEIYFDSAATAIKFDKVIKAQSDYDLKIGANTHNNLFDNAYKANQMVSETRSKIAKFIGIDDKNEIIFTSGTTHSLNQLVFGMRNYLKKNDEILLTKLEHSSNLLPWMVLSQEESLKIDYLDLDEKFLIDISKLKNKITTKTKIISFAMNSNTTAGLNDVVAIVKEIRKLNKKIIIILDLAQSIKQNKINIKQLDVDCVAFSTHKIYGPFGLGILWARKEILEFLKPIFYGGGNNVSISTNTYKLAPIPDKFEAGTLNLSAIYAFNVCLDILEELKLEKMIAYEEELKKYFRAKVKDIDRKKFEFYNLENDQPIVLFNMKNVNSQDFGSFLNKKYNISVRVGKHCSRLANELFKVSSTIRASFSIYNSKEDIDKFIEALKDCDNWINEIL; from the coding sequence ATGAATTTTAAAGATAACTTTTCATATTTTAAAAACAATAGTAAGGAAATTTATTTTGATTCAGCTGCAACAGCAATTAAATTTGATAAAGTTATAAAAGCTCAAAGTGACTATGATTTAAAGATTGGAGCTAATACGCACAATAATCTATTTGATAATGCTTATAAAGCAAATCAAATGGTTAGTGAAACTAGGTCTAAAATAGCAAAGTTTATTGGTATTGATGATAAAAATGAAATTATTTTTACAAGTGGAACAACGCACTCATTAAATCAACTAGTTTTTGGTATGAGAAATTATCTTAAAAAAAATGATGAGATTTTATTAACTAAGTTGGAGCATTCATCTAATTTATTGCCTTGAATGGTATTATCACAAGAAGAAAGTTTGAAAATTGATTATTTAGATTTGGATGAAAAGTTTTTAATTGACATCTCAAAACTTAAAAATAAAATAACTACTAAAACTAAAATTATTTCTTTTGCAATGAATTCAAATACAACTGCGGGTTTAAATGATGTTGTTGCCATAGTTAAAGAAATTAGAAAACTTAATAAAAAAATTATAATCATTTTAGATTTAGCACAATCAATCAAACAAAATAAAATTAATATTAAACAATTAGATGTTGATTGCGTTGCTTTTTCAACACATAAGATTTATGGTCCTTTTGGATTAGGTATCTTATGGGCGAGAAAAGAAATTTTAGAGTTTTTAAAACCAATTTTTTATGGTGGGGGTAATAATGTAAGTATTAGTACAAATACTTACAAATTAGCACCAATTCCTGATAAATTTGAAGCAGGAACTCTTAACTTGTCAGCTATTTATGCTTTTAATGTCTGTTTAGATATATTAGAAGAGTTAAAACTTGAAAAAATGATTGCTTATGAAGAAGAATTAAAAAAATATTTTAGAGCTAAAGTTAAAGATATTGATCGTAAGAAATTTGAATTCTATAATCTAGAAAATGATCAACCAATTGTGCTATTTAATATGAAAAATGTAAACTCACAAGACTTTGGATCCTTTTTAAATAAAAAATATAATATCTCTGTAAGAGTTGGAAAACATTGCTCAAGATTGGCAAATGAACTTTTTAAAGTAAGTTCAACTATTAGAGCTAGTTTTTCAATTTATAATAGTAAAGAAGATATTGATAAATTTATTGAAGCATTAAAAGATTGTGATAATTGAATTAATGAGATTTTATAA
- the sufU gene encoding Fe-S cluster assembly sulfur transfer protein SufU: MFDKNDKIQLRQIIMEHYTQPDFKGLIENEKSIIKFQDSPTCADEINVQLLIEGEKIVDARFDGNACAISTASTDILCSKLINLTRQEAQKQLFNYFNMIAGNDYDEEILDELIAFWEINKQGNRINCALLGADGLKWIVNKEV; the protein is encoded by the coding sequence ATGTTTGATAAAAATGATAAGATTCAATTAAGGCAAATAATTATGGAGCACTATACGCAACCAGATTTTAAAGGTCTTATTGAAAATGAAAAATCAATTATTAAATTTCAAGATTCACCAACTTGTGCAGATGAAATTAATGTTCAATTACTAATAGAAGGTGAAAAAATTGTAGATGCAAGATTTGATGGTAATGCTTGTGCAATATCAACTGCTTCAACTGACATATTATGTTCAAAATTAATAAATTTGACTCGTCAAGAAGCTCAAAAACAGCTTTTTAATTACTTTAATATGATAGCTGGCAATGATTATGATGAAGAAATATTAGATGAATTAATTGCTTTTTGAGAAATTAATAAGCAAGGAAATAGAATTAATTGTGCTCTTTTAGGAGCTGATGGTTTAAAGTGAATTGTAAATAAGGAGGTGTAG
- the sufB gene encoding Fe-S cluster assembly protein SufB: MKKLKQEEEIKQISDYKYGFNEGEVSTYKVQKGLNENVVREISKHKNEPQWMLDYRLESLKVFEKKTQPTFGPDLNWIDFNDYYYYTEGAGKTARSWDDIPDNIKRTFDRLGIPEAEKNFLAGINAQWDARPVYEKMNEELVKQGILFTDCDTALRKYPEIFKKYFGKLVKNDDNKYASLNAAVWSGGTFIYIPKGVKLEKPLQAYFRINYQSSGQFERTLIIVEDDAELHYIEGCTAPVYSENNLHAAIVEIFVGKRSSVRYTTVQNWSDNVLNLVTKRSIVEEDGRMEWIDGNIGSKVNMKYPSCILKGDRAQGDTISIAVAKKGVYQDAGSKMIHLGKETKSKIISKSITFQGGTANYRGLAYIGPEAINSKARVECDTLILDNQSHSDTIPQNKVHNNQSQIEHEATVSKVSEEQLFYLMSRGLDEQQALEIIVMGFLEPFTKELPLEYAVELNQLIKMDMEGSVG; this comes from the coding sequence ATGAAAAAATTAAAACAAGAAGAAGAAATTAAACAAATATCTGATTATAAGTATGGGTTTAATGAAGGTGAAGTTTCAACATATAAAGTTCAAAAAGGTTTAAATGAAAATGTTGTAAGAGAAATATCAAAACATAAAAATGAACCACAATGAATGCTTGATTATAGATTAGAAAGCTTAAAGGTTTTTGAGAAAAAAACTCAACCAACTTTTGGTCCAGATTTAAATTGAATTGATTTTAATGATTATTATTATTATACTGAAGGAGCAGGAAAAACGGCAAGGTCTTGAGATGATATTCCAGATAACATCAAAAGAACTTTTGATCGTCTTGGAATTCCAGAAGCAGAGAAAAACTTTTTAGCAGGAATTAATGCACAATGAGATGCACGTCCAGTTTATGAAAAAATGAATGAAGAATTGGTAAAGCAAGGAATTCTTTTTACTGACTGTGATACAGCTTTAAGAAAATATCCTGAAATCTTTAAAAAGTATTTTGGTAAATTAGTTAAAAATGATGATAATAAATATGCTTCTTTAAATGCAGCTGTTTGATCAGGGGGGACTTTTATTTATATCCCAAAAGGAGTTAAATTAGAAAAACCTTTACAAGCTTATTTCAGAATTAATTATCAATCTTCAGGACAATTTGAAAGAACTTTGATTATTGTAGAAGATGATGCAGAGTTACATTACATTGAAGGATGTACTGCGCCAGTTTATTCAGAAAATAATTTACATGCTGCTATTGTTGAAATATTTGTTGGAAAAAGATCAAGTGTAAGATATACAACAGTACAAAACTGAAGTGACAATGTTTTAAATTTGGTTACCAAAAGAAGCATTGTTGAAGAAGACGGAAGAATGGAATGAATTGATGGAAATATTGGTTCAAAAGTTAATATGAAATATCCATCATGTATTTTAAAAGGTGACAGAGCACAAGGAGATACTATTTCGATTGCTGTTGCTAAAAAAGGAGTATATCAAGATGCAGGAAGTAAAATGATTCATTTAGGTAAAGAAACTAAATCAAAAATAATATCAAAATCAATTACTTTCCAGGGAGGAACTGCAAATTATAGAGGACTTGCATATATTGGTCCAGAAGCTATAAATTCAAAGGCAAGAGTTGAATGTGATACATTAATTTTAGATAATCAATCACACTCAGATACAATTCCTCAAAATAAAGTTCATAATAATCAATCTCAAATTGAACATGAAGCAACTGTTTCAAAAGTTAGTGAAGAGCAATTATTCTATTTAATGAGTAGAGGACTTGATGAGCAACAAGCTTTAGAAATAATTGTTATGGGGTTTTTAGAACCTTTTACAAAAGAATTACCTCTAGAATATGCAGTTGAACTAAATCAACTTATAAAAATGGATATGGAAGGTTCTGTAGGTTAA